The Clostridia bacterium genome includes a window with the following:
- a CDS encoding IS30 family transposase yields MSKFFTYEERLELQKFLKECLSFKEISRRLDKNPTTISRELQNHYSEVATGYPGYPYNACKNRFTCRKKDICGNECKRSATQYCKICPYCNDNCSDYVEEICTARYRVPYVCNGCETIGKCTLLKNIYDAEHAHIKAHEMISESRSGLCISEEEIARLNAIISPLVRNGQSIHQIYVTHEDELMCSEKTIYNYIDACLLEIRNIDLPRKVKFRERYKKPEFKVDKGCRIGRNYQEFNTFLDKNPDTAVVQMDSVIGSKGGKCLLTIHFVDSSFMLAYLRDANTSKSVTDIFEMLFDRLGCEAFKRLFPIILTDNGSEFSNPKAIEYGTGNYRGMHTRVFYCDAGSPYQKGSIEVNHELIRRILPKGTGFNELTQEDINLMMNHINSYKRKKLNNHSPYETFSFYHGEEILQKLECSPVASSDIVLKPALLKK; encoded by the coding sequence ATGTCTAAATTTTTTACTTATGAAGAAAGGCTTGAATTACAGAAGTTCCTGAAAGAATGTCTTTCTTTTAAAGAAATCAGCCGCAGGCTGGATAAGAATCCAACCACTATCTCAAGAGAACTTCAGAATCATTATTCTGAAGTTGCCACAGGGTATCCAGGGTATCCGTATAATGCATGTAAGAACCGCTTTACATGTAGGAAGAAGGATATCTGTGGAAATGAATGTAAGCGATCCGCAACACAGTATTGTAAAATATGTCCTTATTGTAATGATAACTGTTCAGATTATGTTGAGGAGATCTGTACTGCCAGATACCGTGTACCCTATGTCTGCAATGGCTGTGAAACCATCGGAAAGTGTACTCTTCTCAAAAACATTTATGATGCAGAGCATGCCCATATCAAAGCACATGAGATGATTTCGGAATCCCGTAGTGGTCTATGTATTTCCGAAGAAGAAATAGCAAGACTTAACGCTATTATTAGTCCGTTGGTACGGAATGGTCAGTCAATACATCAGATATATGTTACCCATGAAGATGAACTGATGTGCAGTGAGAAAACCATTTATAACTACATAGATGCCTGCCTTCTGGAAATACGCAACATTGATCTTCCAAGAAAAGTGAAATTCCGTGAACGCTACAAAAAGCCGGAATTCAAAGTGGACAAAGGATGCCGCATCGGACGTAATTATCAGGAGTTCAATACATTTCTGGATAAAAATCCTGACACAGCTGTTGTTCAAATGGATTCTGTCATTGGCAGCAAAGGCGGAAAATGCCTTCTTACCATCCATTTCGTAGACAGCAGCTTCATGCTGGCATATCTCCGGGATGCCAATACTTCGAAATCAGTAACGGATATCTTTGAAATGCTATTTGATCGACTTGGATGCGAAGCCTTTAAAAGGCTGTTCCCGATAATCTTGACCGATAACGGAAGCGAATTCTCGAATCCAAAAGCAATAGAGTACGGTACCGGGAACTACAGGGGAATGCATACAAGAGTATTCTATTGTGATGCCGGCAGTCCTTATCAGAAAGGTTCTATTGAGGTTAATCATGAATTGATTCGCAGGATACTTCCAAAAGGAACCGGCTTTAATGAACTGACACAGGAAGATATCAATCTCATGATGAACCATATCAACTCTTACAAAAGAAAAAAGCTGAACAATCATAGCCCATACGAAACGTTCAGCTTTTATCATGGAGAAGAGATCTTGCAGAAACTTGAATGTTCACCGGTTGCCTCCAGTGACATTGTGTTAAAACCAGCTCTTCTCAAAAAATAA